Part of the Caulifigura coniformis genome, AAAGAGCGCGACCAGAACTTCGAAAAGTATCTGCGCGCCCAGGCGGAACTCGAGACGGCCCGTCGCCGCTGGCGGCAGGAAATGGACGAGTACCGCAAGTACCAGGCGATGCCGCTCGTCAGGGATCTCCTCCCCAGCCTCGACAACCTGCGCCGCGCCGTCGACGCGGCCCAGACCGGAGCCACCGTCGAATCGCTCCGCACCGGCGTCGAAATGGTCCTCCGGCAGATCGACGACGTCCTCGCGAAACACGACGCCCGGCCCATCCCCGCGCTCGGCCAGCCGTTCGACCCCAACCTCCACGAAGCCATCACGCAGATCCCGACCGCCGATCAGCCACCGATGAGCGTCGTGCTCGAAGCGGAGCGCGGTTACCAGATGCACGACCGCATCGTCCGGCCGAGCAAGGTCGGCGTCGCCGTCCCCCCAGCCAGCTGAAACATCCATTCAAGAAGCAGGCGAAAGCCTGATTCCACACATGCCAACGTACGATTACCGTTGCAAGAAATGCGGCCATACCTGGGAGCTGTTCCAGTCGATCAAGGCCGAGCCGATCAAGAAGTGTCCGGAGTGCAAAAAGAACCAGGCCGAGCGCGTTATCGGCCCCGGCGCCGCCATCCTCTTCAAGGGGTCCGGCTTCTACCTGACCGACTACCGCAGCGACTCCTACAAAAAAGCCGCCGCCGCCGATAAGCCCAGCTCCGGCTCCGACAGCTCCTCGTCATCGAAGTCGAGCGACTCGAAGCCCGCCCCCAAGTCGAAAAAGAGCGGCGAATAAGCGCTCGTCGCTCCTGAATACGATCAATTCGCTGGAGTTCACGTCTCAACGAAAAAGCCGGTCGATTGCTCGACCGGCTTTTCCATTGCGCTCAGCGCTCGCCCCGGAACTGTCAGTTGGGCGTCACGCTCAGGTTGTCATAGAAGAACTCCGCGACCTTGGAGTCCCCGAACAGACCCGGGCTGCCGATCCGGTTGGCGACGTCGTCCGTCGCTTCGACCATCCAGTTCGAAGGCTCCGTCTCCCCCCGCTTCCAGATCTTCGCCCGCAGGGTCGCCTTGTTCCCTTCGGTCGAAGCCGAGAACTTCAGGGTGTACCACGTGTCCGGCTCCCAGGCGAACGGATAGTCCGCCGAGAACCGCTCGAGCTGAGCGTGCCACGTCCGAAGCTGGATCTGCTGGTTGGCCCCCATCAGCACGCAGGCGTAACGCTGCGCGATGAGGCCGATGTCCGGTAGCTTCCCGTCACGCCCGAGACCCAGGACATCTGCCTGCATGGTGTAATCATGAAGGTCGATCTGTCCCATGGTTCCCTGGCTGCGGGCGCCTTTGGGAATCGTCATCAGCTTGCACATGACGCCGTTCCCCTGGATGCCGCGCGTCCCCTTCGTCAGCGTCAGCCGCGGCTCGGGGTAGGTCTTCCCTTCCTCGCTGGTGGGACGATCCCAGACGCCCCACTCGGCGCCGGCGAAGACCTTCTCGTCAACCAGCTTCTGCAGGGACGGGCCGAACATCTTCTCCGCGTCATCCTTCGTCCGCGGACGGTCCGCCGCCGTCTCCAGGTTGAGATACCGCAGGAACTCGGTCCACCGCTGCTGCGGAGTCGAGTCGTCGAGCGTCATCTTCGGTGCGCCGAGGTTCTGCAGGGCCGGGTACAGGTACAGGTACATCTCCGCCGCCCGCTTGTCCTCCTTGCGGAGCTTCTCGAACAGATCCCAGTCGATCACCACGTGCCGGTACTGGGCGCCGACCCACGTGATCGGCACTTCGCCATCGTCGAAGGTCCAGTTCCAGGGAAGGTCCGGCACGATCCGGGCCCGGGCGCCGCCCGTCAGCTCGCCCAGCTTGGCGGTCACGTAAACCGCAGCCTGCCCCTGGAAGTCGCCGGGGATCTCGTACTCGCCGGTTTCCGAAATCTTGCCCGGTCCCTTGATCGAAAACTCGACCTTGTCCTCGGCGCTGGCCAGACGCAGGTACTGGCCTTTGGCGTTGTACAGCCGAACCTGGTACGGCTGCTTCGACTTCGGCTTCAGCAGGACCTCGACCGGAGTCACCTGCACCCACGCCGGCGTGGTGTCCGACGACTTCGGAGTTTCCTTCGCGGGTTCCGGGATCGGATCGACGTCGGTCGGCTTCCAGTCCTTGTTGCCGAAGCAATACAGGTTGCTCGTCGTCGGCAGGTAAACCTTGCCGTGCGAGCAGATCGGTGAGCCGAAGCAGTCTTCGCCCCGCGCGAACCGCACGTAGTGGAGCTGCTCCACGCCCTTTTCCGCCGGCTTGAAGATGTACGCCCCGCGGTTCACGTCGTTCTGGAAGATCTTGCCGTCGAAAAACATCGGGCTGGCCCGCACCATCGTGCCGAGCTTCGCGCCCCGCTTATCCAGCAGCTTGCCGTCCTCCGCGTTCAGGACGTACAGCTTGCCGCCGTCATCCGCGACATACAGGCGATCGCCAACGAGAAGCGGCGAGGCTCGACCGACCATCACTTCCAGGGTCCGCCAGATCACGCCCGTCTTCGTGATGTTGCCCCTCTTGGTGGCGTCGAGGCAGAAGACCGCCCCCGACGCGTTCGAGTCCTGGTTCTCTTCGCTGTGTCCGCAGTACACGCGATTGTTCACCACCAGCGGTGAAACATTGAGTCCGTGCGAAGAGATGTCGTACTGCCACAGCTTCTTGCCCGTGCGGGGCTGAATACCGTACAGCGATCCATCCCCCCCGCCGGCCACCATCTGCAGCTCGCCGTCGACGACCGCCAGCACCGGGGCGCTGTACGTCGTATCTTCCGGCAGCGGACGGGTTCCTTCGAACCACACCGGCTGGCCGTTCCGCTTGTCGAACGCGATGAACCGATGATTCGGCTTCGCCTGCTCCCCCCAGCCGATCACCACGGCCGAGATGATGACGTTGTTCTCATGGACGAGCGGGAAGTTGGTCCGGCCGCCGTAGGTCGTCAGGAATCCGTATTCCTCGAACAGCGACTTGTCCCACAGGATGGCTCCGGTCTCGCCATTCAGACAGGCGAACGTGGCGCCGACGCCCATGTAGAAAATATTGCCCGTTTCCGGATCGCCGCAGACGCTCGACCAGCCGGTCCGCTCGCGCGGCACGTCGGTCAGGAACACGTTGAACGCCGTCTCCCACTTCACCTCGCCGGTCGCGGCGTCAAGACAGACGATCTTTTCCCGTTCCTCCTTCGCCACATCCGGCTTGTCCGCCGTAATGAGATACAGCTTGCCGTTCATCACGATCGGCGTGGACCGGCTGCCGATCGGAGCCTTCCACAGGAGGTTGCTCCCCTCGCCGCCGTCCGGATCCCATTTGTCAGGGATGTTCTTCTCGGGCGAGGTGCCGTCGAAACGCGGGCCTCGCCAGTAGGTCCAGTCAAGCGGATCGGCGGCGGAGGCGATCGTGGCCGTCACGATCGCAGCCAGGAACGTGAAGCGAGCAAGAAGCGGCATGGCAGGATGTGGGGGGCGGGACCAGGGGATGGAACGGGCGCGACGGCGAACACCGCCACGAAAAACCCCGCGAAGAACCTTCGCGGGGTCGGGGGGCGGGATTATTTCGCGGCGGCCAGAACAGCCTCGTAGTTCGGGTGCTCTGCGATCTCTTTTACGTATTCCACGTGCTTGACCACGTCGTCCGGACCGACGACGAACACGGCCCGGGCATACACGCGGTCGAACGGACCCCCTTCAACCAGCACGCCGTAGTCCTTGCCGAACTTTCCGGTCCGGTGATCGCTCAGGCATTTGACGCTGCTGATGCCTTCCGCGCCGCACCATCGCTTCTGGCCGAACGGCAGATCCATTGAGACGACGAGGACTTCGACATTGCCCAGCTTGCCCGCCTCTTCGTTGAATCGCTTCGTCTCCAGCGCGCACACCGGCGTGTCGATCGAGGGGACAGCCGCGATGATCCGCGTCTTGCCGGCCGAACTGGCGAGCGTCACATCCGCAAGGCCGGCGTCCTGCAGATTGAAATCGGGAGCCTTCTGGCCGACTTTGATTTCGGTTCCCGGCAGTTTGACCGGATTTCCCTTGAGCGTGATCTGCGGCATCGGCGCGTCCCTCTCGCAAGCAAACAGTTCAGGTGGCTGGAATGCGCTAGATGATAGGCCGGTCCCGAAAGCCCGCAAAGTGACTGAACAAATCCGCGCTCAACGGAGAGAGATCCGCAGGGCCGCCTCCCACAAGCGACTTCCAATCCCCCCTCTTGGCGCCAACCCCTTCCCCATTCCCCAGCGCAAAAAAAATCATCCCCGCGACCGGGGGGTGGTCGCGGGGATGAGTGCTCGAAAGCAGTCTGCGGACTTTGACGCGGGGGAAGCGTCAGGGAGGGGAAGGAGCGCCGAAACGTCCGTGAGAAATCCGCATTCATCCAAGAAGGGGCTGACTGGGGAAGTCGTCTCCGTGCGGCCGCATCAGGACGGCCGCCGGGCTGTGTCTCAGGTTCCCGGGTTTACGGGCTGCCAACGCTGTCGATGTCGTCCTGGATGTCGTTCAGGTCCGACTGGTTGACGATCCCAACGGCCAGTCCGGCCGTGGCGACGCCCAGGGTGCCCAGCGAAATGAAGTCCAGACCGCCCGCCTCGTAGTACGGATCAGAGTATCCGTCCTGAGCGCGAACCGTGGTGGAGTCCATCACGAGGGTGGCGTTCTCAGCCGAGGCGGGGGGCGCCACGTCCGAGTTCCACAGACGCACCAGGCGCGTCGTGTGGCCGGCCTTCAGCTCGTACGAGCCCGACCGCACGCTCGCCAGGGCAAACTTCCCCTTGGCGTTCGTGGTCGTCTTGGCAACGGGCTTGCCTTCCTTCGTCAACGTGACGATGGCCCCGTCCACCGGCGAGCCGGCTTCCGAAACCACAGCACCCGCCAGGGCGCCGTTCTGCGTCAGAGTGACGTCGGCCACCTTCGGGGCAGCCTTCTTCGCCGCAACCGGCTTCTCGCCGGCCTGCAGCAGACAATGCGGGGCGGCAACGCCGAGGCCGGCGGTCACCACCATCGCGAAGCGAAGCGTTCGGAGTCTGGTCATGGGCGCTCCTTTCTCCGTTCATCCAGCCGGAGGGACACTCCTGTCGAAGTCACTCTCCGGCTGAGGAGCAACCTGACCCCGGGAACGCGGCATCCGACCGCGTGCCATTTTCTCTCTCTGTTCGCATCAAGGGAGCCGGCACGAACGCCGGTCCTGGGAGGGCGAATCCACGCCTGCCGCTCGACGGCCAAAACGCGGGATTCACAACAACCGACCGTGATTACCCCCCGCAAAACCGAAGGGTCAACAGGGAGAGAGACCCGGCAGCCCAAATGAAAGCGTCACCGGCGTGTTCTGCCGGTGACGCTCGCCCATTTCTGAACAATGCCTCGAAAACCAGGGCGAATCTGCCCTATGGCAGACCATAGGCCGACGCCTGCAGAACAAGCGGATCGGACAGCCGCTTTTGAAGCATCTGCAAGTCCTGAAACATCGTCGCGACCCGCCCCTGGTGCACCGTTTCGCCGCTCAGGTCGTGAATCTCGTCCGGATCGGCCTTCAGGTCGAACAGCAGCAGCTTGGGAACGTTCGGATAAACCACCAGCTTGAACCCGTCCTTCGTCACGCTCCGCTGCGTCATCGTGTACGCCCCGTAGATCGCATCCCCATGGTGGGGCGACGGCTGCCCCTCCGCCAGGGGGAGCAGGCTCTTGAATTCAACGCTCTCCGGGATCTCGGCCCCCGCCAGCTCCAGCGAGGTCGGCATGACGTCCTGCAGGTAGATCGGAGTCGCCACACGCCCCCCCGCCTGGAACTTCTCACCCCGCGCGAGGAACGGAACCCGCACGCTGTGGTCGAACAGGTTCTGCTTCCCCATCAGCCCGTGATGCCCCACCGCCAGGCCGTGATCCGCCGTAAAGAACACGTACGTATTGGCCGCTTTCCCCGACTTTTCCAGGTGGTCGAGAATGCGGCCGATCTGCTCATCGAGATGAGTGATGATCGCATAGTACTCCTGCCGGTGCACCTGGACCGCGTGCTCCGTTCGCGGGAACGGCCCGAGCGCCTCATCCCTCAGCTTGGGATCACACCCGATCTGGTCCTTCCACGGATACTCCGGCAGGAAACTCTTCGGCACCTGGATCTGCGACGCCGGATAGCGGTCGACGAACGATTGCGGCGACTGCCGCGGATCGTGCGGCGCGTTGAACGCGATGTACATGAAGAACGGCTTCCCGCGCGTGGCCGCATCGTCCAGGAAACCGATCGCGTCATCGGCGACGACTTCGCTCCAGTGTTTCCCACCCTCCCAGAATCCCTTGTGCTTCGGATCGGAAGGCGACCACGGGTCGGGCTTCCCGGCCAGCGGACGGTTGTACGACTCCGGAACCGTCGCCGGCATCCCCCCCGGGCGGTAATGCCCGAGATGATCGAACCTCTTGGCCGGGTCCGTCGAAACGTGCCACTTCCCCGAGTGATACGTCTCATAGCCCGCCGCGTGCATGCGCTCAGGCCACAGCGCCCCCACCTCCTCCTTCTGCTTCATCTGGTGGTCCAGTTCCCGCGCCCGCCACACCGAGCGCCCGGTCACCAGCATGGTTCGGCTCGCCACGCACACCGCCCCGTGATAGCCCCCCATGTTGGAGGCATGCGTGAAACACGTCCCCTGACGCGCCAGGCGATCGAGATTCGGAGTCTGGATCTCCGGGTTCCCCAGTTCCCGAATCGCCGCATACGTCATGTCGTCGGCGAATAGGAACAGGATGTTCGGCTTCTCAGCAGCCGTGGCCGTTGTGGAAAGGGCACTCAAAACGAGCAGGGCGGCGATGCGCATGGAGTCCTCTGGAGGTCACAGAAGCAGTCAAATTGGGGACGCGGCGTCAGGTCCAGGCGACCATCAGATCATCGCGGCCGTCAGAACTCACCAACGACCTGACCATCGTTCCGGGCGCACAGACGCTGGAACGTGCCGACCGTCACCCAGTTCACCGTGGCGGAGAACGGCGTTTCCGTGTGCTGAATGTTCTCCGAAATGAACCGCACGGAACCGTCCCCCAGCGTGAAGAATGCGCCGCCAACGTGCATGCTGCTGAAGGAGTTCCGCTTGATCACCACCGAGGCGATCGACGGCGGATTGATGCGGAATTCGCCGGCCCGCATGATGCTCTCCGGCGAATCGGCCGTCCCGCCATTCGCGGACTGGTACCGTCCGTACCACGCCGGATCCCACAGGAAGCTCCCCGTCCCGGCGCTGCTGCCGTTACCCCAGTAATTGGTCTCTCCGACGAGCAGCGAGTTCGACAATCCGTCCGAGACGTCCCGGAATCCCGTGCTGCTGTCCTCCATCAGGATTCCAAGTTTCCGCGACGCCGCCGAATCGAAGTACTGGCTCAGCTGAAACGGCCCGCCGACCGCAACGTAGTTGGTCGCCGTCAGCCCCGGAGTGTCGTAGCCAAACGGAGGATTCCCCGCCGTCGTCCCCACTTTGAAATACGGCGGAATCGGGGACGAAGGACACTGCGCGATCTCGATCTTCGACGAGATCAGCGTCCGGTTCGGCTCCTCCCACATCTTCCTCCCCGTGAAGTCCATCTGGTTGTAGATCGGCGCCTGGTCAACGAACGGCAGGATCATCGTCGACCACGCCCAGCCCGGAGCACGGTTGGGACGATCACCCCGATTGGCCATCAGGTTCCCCTGGAACAGGAACCCCGGCGGAAGAACCCGGTGCGTGCTCTCGTAGTTGTGCATCGCCAGCCCGATCTGCTTCAGCTTGTTGCGGCATTGAGTCCGGCGGGCGGCCTCCCGCGCCTGCTGCACCGCCGGAAGAAGCAGCGCGATCAGGATGGCAATGATCGCGATCACCACGAGCAGCTCGATCAGCGTGAAGGCAGCACGGATTCTCTGGCGGAACATGACGGCCTCTTCAAGGAGATGGAAAACGCTGAACCCCGAATCACTCCTCAATCCCTGGCCCATACGACGGCCCGTTCACTCCAAACTGCAACCCCGGGCCTGCAGTCCGCAACGACACTCAGTCCTTCGGCCCCTGGATGATCTTCCCCGCGTCCGACTTCAGATCGAAATCGTGCGTGTTCGCCCCCGACGCCACGGTCACCTTCGTGGTCGACCTCGTGTTGTAGACCGCCGGAACAAGCTCCTTCTTTCCGGCCACGTCGCCCGAACCGAGATCGAACGTCGAGATCCTCACGAGGTTCTCTCCCAGCCAGGCCCCGTATTCGTTGTCGCGAAACAGCATCCGATATCGCCCATCGCTGTCGGTCCGGCCGTACGACGTCGTCCCCGTCCCCGTCGGACTGAAGATGATCATCGCATCCGTGAGCGGGCGACCATCCAGCGTGACGCGCCCGGTCACTTCCGAGAGCAATTCATTCCGGCTGCAACCGGCCAGAAGCACGACAGCGCACAGCGAAACCATTCTGAACGAGCCCGTCATTTCTTCCCCCTGGAATCGGCTGGCAGCGCAGGGACATCGTCCGCCGACACCAGCACGCGGAACTGGTCGATGGCATTCCCGAGGTTCAGTGAGAATCGCAACGTCCGACGGTCCTCGGACAACTCGATCACGTCGACGCGGTCTTTGGCGTCCGCCCCCACCACGGTCTCGAGTCCATGCCCCACGTCCGGGGCGTACTGCACGTCCGGGCTTCCGAACACGTCCTTGCTGCGAATCAGGTCGTCCGTCTCCGTGATGACGGCGAGAACTGGTCGCCGGAATCGAACCTCTCCGGAAAGGTCTCGCCGCCCCCGCCCCATCGAGGGAGACGCATGGAACAGGTACGAGTCGACACGCGCTCCCGCGGGAACCAGGGACCGGCGCGCCGCAGTTTTTCCGGATTCCGTCACTTCGAAAACGCTGGCCGAATCGTTCTCCCAATCCGCTTCAGTCACGATTCCCCGTCGCTCCAGAAGCAGGTGCGTCGCCCCCTGCGCAAGATTGGCGTCCC contains:
- the grpE gene encoding nucleotide exchange factor GrpE, whose product is MAKPQKAEAREEIETEAADIQPEQSQIESLSKERDQNFEKYLRAQAELETARRRWRQEMDEYRKYQAMPLVRDLLPSLDNLRRAVDAAQTGATVESLRTGVEMVLRQIDDVLAKHDARPIPALGQPFDPNLHEAITQIPTADQPPMSVVLEAERGYQMHDRIVRPSKVGVAVPPAS
- a CDS encoding FmdB family zinc ribbon protein, with translation MPTYDYRCKKCGHTWELFQSIKAEPIKKCPECKKNQAERVIGPGAAILFKGSGFYLTDYRSDSYKKAAAADKPSSGSDSSSSSKSSDSKPAPKSKKSGE
- a CDS encoding PQQ-binding-like beta-propeller repeat protein; this translates as MPLLARFTFLAAIVTATIASAADPLDWTYWRGPRFDGTSPEKNIPDKWDPDGGEGSNLLWKAPIGSRSTPIVMNGKLYLITADKPDVAKEEREKIVCLDAATGEVKWETAFNVFLTDVPRERTGWSSVCGDPETGNIFYMGVGATFACLNGETGAILWDKSLFEEYGFLTTYGGRTNFPLVHENNVIISAVVIGWGEQAKPNHRFIAFDKRNGQPVWFEGTRPLPEDTTYSAPVLAVVDGELQMVAGGGDGSLYGIQPRTGKKLWQYDISSHGLNVSPLVVNNRVYCGHSEENQDSNASGAVFCLDATKRGNITKTGVIWRTLEVMVGRASPLLVGDRLYVADDGGKLYVLNAEDGKLLDKRGAKLGTMVRASPMFFDGKIFQNDVNRGAYIFKPAEKGVEQLHYVRFARGEDCFGSPICSHGKVYLPTTSNLYCFGNKDWKPTDVDPIPEPAKETPKSSDTTPAWVQVTPVEVLLKPKSKQPYQVRLYNAKGQYLRLASAEDKVEFSIKGPGKISETGEYEIPGDFQGQAAVYVTAKLGELTGGARARIVPDLPWNWTFDDGEVPITWVGAQYRHVVIDWDLFEKLRKEDKRAAEMYLYLYPALQNLGAPKMTLDDSTPQQRWTEFLRYLNLETAADRPRTKDDAEKMFGPSLQKLVDEKVFAGAEWGVWDRPTSEEGKTYPEPRLTLTKGTRGIQGNGVMCKLMTIPKGARSQGTMGQIDLHDYTMQADVLGLGRDGKLPDIGLIAQRYACVLMGANQQIQLRTWHAQLERFSADYPFAWEPDTWYTLKFSASTEGNKATLRAKIWKRGETEPSNWMVEATDDVANRIGSPGLFGDSKVAEFFYDNLSVTPN
- the tpx gene encoding thiol peroxidase yields the protein MPQITLKGNPVKLPGTEIKVGQKAPDFNLQDAGLADVTLASSAGKTRIIAAVPSIDTPVCALETKRFNEEAGKLGNVEVLVVSMDLPFGQKRWCGAEGISSVKCLSDHRTGKFGKDYGVLVEGGPFDRVYARAVFVVGPDDVVKHVEYVKEIAEHPNYEAVLAAAK
- a CDS encoding carboxypeptidase-like regulatory domain-containing protein → MTRLRTLRFAMVVTAGLGVAAPHCLLQAGEKPVAAKKAAPKVADVTLTQNGALAGAVVSEAGSPVDGAIVTLTKEGKPVAKTTTNAKGKFALASVRSGSYELKAGHTTRLVRLWNSDVAPPASAENATLVMDSTTVRAQDGYSDPYYEAGGLDFISLGTLGVATAGLAVGIVNQSDLNDIQDDIDSVGSP
- a CDS encoding sulfatase-like hydrolase/transferase → MRIAALLVLSALSTTATAAEKPNILFLFADDMTYAAIRELGNPEIQTPNLDRLARQGTCFTHASNMGGYHGAVCVASRTMLVTGRSVWRARELDHQMKQKEEVGALWPERMHAAGYETYHSGKWHVSTDPAKRFDHLGHYRPGGMPATVPESYNRPLAGKPDPWSPSDPKHKGFWEGGKHWSEVVADDAIGFLDDAATRGKPFFMYIAFNAPHDPRQSPQSFVDRYPASQIQVPKSFLPEYPWKDQIGCDPKLRDEALGPFPRTEHAVQVHRQEYYAIITHLDEQIGRILDHLEKSGKAANTYVFFTADHGLAVGHHGLMGKQNLFDHSVRVPFLARGEKFQAGGRVATPIYLQDVMPTSLELAGAEIPESVEFKSLLPLAEGQPSPHHGDAIYGAYTMTQRSVTKDGFKLVVYPNVPKLLLFDLKADPDEIHDLSGETVHQGRVATMFQDLQMLQKRLSDPLVLQASAYGLP
- a CDS encoding DUF1559 domain-containing protein — translated: MFRQRIRAAFTLIELLVVIAIIAILIALLLPAVQQAREAARRTQCRNKLKQIGLAMHNYESTHRVLPPGFLFQGNLMANRGDRPNRAPGWAWSTMILPFVDQAPIYNQMDFTGRKMWEEPNRTLISSKIEIAQCPSSPIPPYFKVGTTAGNPPFGYDTPGLTATNYVAVGGPFQLSQYFDSAASRKLGILMEDSSTGFRDVSDGLSNSLLVGETNYWGNGSSAGTGSFLWDPAWYGRYQSANGGTADSPESIMRAGEFRINPPSIASVVIKRNSFSSMHVGGAFFTLGDGSVRFISENIQHTETPFSATVNWVTVGTFQRLCARNDGQVVGEF
- a CDS encoding carboxypeptidase-like regulatory domain-containing protein produces the protein MTGSFRMVSLCAVVLLAGCSRNELLSEVTGRVTLDGRPLTDAMIIFSPTGTGTTSYGRTDSDGRYRMLFRDNEYGAWLGENLVRISTFDLGSGDVAGKKELVPAVYNTRSTTKVTVASGANTHDFDLKSDAGKIIQGPKD